Proteins from one Cetobacterium somerae ATCC BAA-474 genomic window:
- the metK gene encoding methionine adenosyltransferase: protein MKNLTYFTSECVSPGHPDKIADQISDAVLDACIKNDPAARVACEVFCTTGQVVVGGEITTTTYIDIQDIVRNKIDEIGYKQGMGFDSDCGVLNAIHSQSPDIAMGVDVGGAGDQGIMFGGAVKETPELMPLALVLAREIIVKLTRLTRSKELVWARPDAKSQVTLAYDENGKVVGVDTVVVSVQHNPDVTQEQIHKDVKELVIKPVLEAYNLNAEEVKNYHINPTGRFVIGGPHGDTGLTGRKIIVDTYGGFFRHGGGAFSGKDPSKVDRSAAYAARWVAKNIVAADLADKCEVQLSYAIGVVEPTSVKVETFETGKVDEIKLAEAVQNIFDLTPRGIERDLELRSGNFNYQDLAAFGHIGRTDLDLPWERVNKAEELKKYLNR, encoded by the coding sequence ATGAAAAATTTAACTTACTTTACTTCGGAGTGTGTATCACCAGGACATCCAGATAAAATAGCAGATCAAATATCAGATGCAGTATTAGACGCATGTATTAAAAATGATCCAGCAGCAAGAGTAGCTTGTGAGGTTTTCTGTACAACAGGACAAGTTGTTGTAGGAGGAGAGATAACAACAACAACTTATATTGATATACAAGATATAGTTAGAAATAAAATAGATGAAATTGGATATAAACAAGGAATGGGATTTGATTCAGATTGCGGAGTTTTAAATGCAATTCATTCTCAATCTCCTGATATAGCTATGGGTGTAGATGTAGGAGGAGCAGGAGATCAAGGAATAATGTTTGGTGGAGCTGTAAAAGAAACACCGGAGTTAATGCCATTAGCATTAGTTTTAGCAAGAGAAATAATTGTAAAATTGACTAGATTAACAAGATCAAAAGAGTTAGTTTGGGCAAGACCAGATGCAAAGTCTCAAGTTACATTAGCTTATGATGAGAATGGAAAAGTTGTAGGAGTAGATACTGTTGTAGTTTCAGTTCAACATAATCCAGATGTAACTCAAGAGCAAATTCATAAAGATGTAAAAGAGCTAGTAATAAAGCCAGTTTTAGAAGCATATAACTTAAATGCAGAAGAAGTAAAAAATTATCATATAAATCCAACTGGAAGATTCGTAATTGGAGGACCACATGGAGATACAGGATTAACTGGAAGAAAAATAATTGTTGATACTTATGGTGGGTTTTTCAGACATGGAGGAGGAGCTTTCTCTGGAAAGGATCCTTCAAAGGTTGATAGATCAGCTGCATATGCAGCTAGATGGGTAGCAAAAAATATTGTTGCAGCAGACTTAGCTGATAAATGTGAAGTTCAATTATCATATGCTATTGGAGTAGTTGAGCCAACATCTGTAAAAGTGGAAACGTTTGAAACAGGAAAAGTAGATGAAATTAAATTAGCTGAAGCTGTTCAAAATATATTTGATTTAACACCAAGAGGAATTGAAAGAGATTTAGAGTTAAGAAGTGGAAACTTTAATTATCAAGATTTAGCAGCTTTTGGACACATTGGAAGAACAGATTTAGATTTACCTTGGGAAAGAGTAAATAAAGCTGAAGAGTTAAAAAAATATTTAAACAGATAA